A single genomic interval of Lactococcus sp. S-13 harbors:
- a CDS encoding polymer-forming cytoskeletal protein: MENTLNNKYELTDDTITRFGVTMRRVKALKSFGSVEKGDVGGYIEDIKNLSVYGDAWVYGDAWVYGNAQVYGDARVYGDAWVSGDAQVYGDARVYGDAWVYGNAQVYGDAWVYCDAQVYGDARVYGDAQVYGDAWVYGDAWVSGDAQVYGDARVYGDAWVYGNAQVYGDAWVYCDADYIVFKNNWSSGRYFTWTKSNDMWVVDCFYGTGRELIEKAYKDSESSGKHYEAYVNFVETLKGLSEKHD, translated from the coding sequence ATGGAAAATACATTAAACAACAAATATGAATTAACCGATGATACAATCACACGATTTGGTGTCACGATGCGTCGAGTTAAAGCGCTCAAGAGTTTTGGAAGTGTAGAAAAAGGAGATGTTGGCGGATATATCGAGGATATCAAGAACTTGTCGGTCTATGGTGATGCTTGGGTCTATGGTGATGCTTGGGTCTATGGTAATGCTCAGGTCTATGGTGATGCTCGGGTCTATGGTGATGCTTGGGTCTCTGGTGATGCTCAGGTCTATGGTGATGCTCGGGTCTATGGTGATGCTTGGGTCTATGGTAATGCTCAGGTCTATGGTGATGCTTGGGTCTATTGTGATGCTCAGGTCTATGGTGATGCTCGGGTCTATGGTGATGCTCAGGTCTATGGTGATGCTTGGGTCTATGGTGATGCTTGGGTCTCTGGTGATGCTCAGGTCTATGGTGATGCTCGGGTCTATGGTGATGCTTGGGTCTATGGTAATGCTCAGGTCTATGGTGATGCTTGGGTCTATTGTGATGCTGATTACATTGTTTTTAAAAATAACTGGTCGTCTGGGCGTTACTTCACTTGGACAAAATCAAATGATATGTGGGTAGTCGATTGCTTCTATGGGACAGGAAGAGAGCTAATCGAAAAAGCCTACAAAGACAGCGAAAGCAGCGGTAAGCATTATGAGGCTTATGTTAATTTCGTTGAAACGTTGAAAGGATTGAGTGAAAAACATGACTGA
- a CDS encoding host-nuclease inhibitor Gam family protein has translation MTEKNERFEVTNDSQLNWALGKYKEHKIQFDEYDIQAEESRKILEEKYNSELYGIEQRRLKLQAEEQKEMDYFKGLAEQYYLTLETKNPKKTINGSVRFSKKENVSYDDNLLSELKEKGLNRFISVKTKTIESVDKKALKAFVKDGGQLMSEDGEIVEGFKFDKTEEFTVKV, from the coding sequence ATGACTGAAAAAAACGAACGCTTTGAAGTTACCAATGACAGCCAACTGAATTGGGCGCTTGGCAAATACAAAGAGCATAAGATTCAATTTGATGAGTACGATATCCAAGCCGAGGAATCAAGAAAAATCCTTGAAGAAAAATATAACTCGGAATTGTATGGCATTGAGCAACGTCGATTGAAACTTCAAGCTGAAGAACAGAAGGAAATGGACTATTTCAAAGGATTGGCTGAGCAGTATTATTTAACTCTTGAGACAAAGAATCCCAAGAAAACAATCAATGGTAGTGTTCGATTTTCAAAAAAGGAAAATGTTTCATATGACGACAATTTGCTCTCAGAGCTTAAAGAAAAAGGGCTCAACAGATTCATCTCTGTTAAGACTAAAACGATTGAGAGTGTCGATAAAAAGGCACTCAAAGCTTTTGTAAAAGATGGCGGTCAGCTTATGTCGGAAGATGGCGAAATCGTAGAGGGTTTCAAGTTTGATAAAACAGAAGAATTTACAGTGAAAGTTTGA
- a CDS encoding AAA family ATPase, translated as MTIKITKATDINRTENWKVLLYGKPGLGKTSAIKGLSGKTLVLDLDGSSRVLAGLKNVDVISFNREEPIQSMKEFLNESKNLINGYNTLVIDNLTAFEKDWFVARGLNSKNGIRNEIQDYGDYTNYFLRLISKIYSLPINIYATAWESKRDVDLEDGTKLTEYIPDVRNQVLNQLLGLTDVVGRIQVNPATHGRGAILEGSDGVYAKNRLDDRIACKIEDLFKFGQQSKQENTENGEQK; from the coding sequence ATGACTATAAAAATAACTAAAGCAACTGATATTAATCGAACTGAAAATTGGAAAGTACTATTATACGGGAAGCCAGGACTTGGAAAGACAAGTGCAATTAAAGGGTTATCTGGAAAAACTTTGGTTCTTGATTTAGACGGCTCAAGTCGTGTCCTTGCAGGCTTAAAAAATGTAGATGTCATTTCATTTAATAGAGAAGAGCCGATTCAATCAATGAAGGAATTCCTCAACGAGTCAAAGAACTTGATTAATGGCTACAATACCCTAGTAATTGATAATCTCACGGCATTTGAGAAAGATTGGTTTGTTGCTCGAGGGCTGAATAGTAAGAATGGAATTCGAAATGAAATTCAAGACTATGGAGATTATACAAACTATTTCTTAAGACTTATTTCAAAAATATATTCTCTGCCAATCAATATTTATGCTACAGCATGGGAATCTAAAAGAGATGTTGATTTAGAGGACGGAACCAAGCTGACAGAATATATCCCTGATGTCCGCAATCAAGTTTTAAATCAATTGCTTGGGCTTACTGATGTTGTAGGAAGAATCCAAGTTAACCCAGCAACACACGGAAGAGGGGCAATACTTGAAGGAAGTGACGGTGTCTATGCAAAGAATCGCTTAGATGATCGTATAGCATGTAAAATCGAAGACTTGTTTAAGTTTGGTCAACAATCAAAACAAGAAAACACAGAAAACGGAGAACAAAAATAA
- a CDS encoding single-stranded DNA-binding protein: MKFNRNEMSALSGQQFTVGAHLATITDVKNQKSKNGDPMFKFDIEGNNGETANNWFLFGKPWSDGNLQRILVSIEDNNQTIAPIDYGHNEQTLNFLKNKRVFILVKERTGTYIDKNGDEKAATGTEIKTFLSRPEFASFGGGQQTQQKANDQFGGSPMEISDDQLPF, encoded by the coding sequence ATGAAATTTAACAGAAACGAAATGAGTGCACTTTCAGGACAACAATTCACAGTAGGAGCGCATCTTGCAACAATTACTGATGTTAAAAATCAAAAATCTAAAAATGGCGATCCAATGTTCAAGTTTGATATTGAAGGTAATAATGGAGAAACTGCAAATAATTGGTTTTTGTTTGGTAAACCTTGGTCAGACGGTAACTTGCAAAGAATCCTTGTAAGTATTGAAGATAACAACCAAACCATTGCGCCGATTGATTATGGACACAACGAACAAACACTTAACTTCTTGAAAAATAAACGTGTATTTATTTTAGTAAAAGAACGAACTGGAACATATATTGATAAAAACGGAGATGAGAAAGCTGCGACAGGTACTGAGATTAAAACTTTCTTGTCACGACCAGAATTTGCTTCTTTCGGTGGAGGTCAACAAACACAGCAAAAAGCGAATGACCAATTTGGTGGGTCACCAATGGAAATTTCAGACGACCAACTACCATTCTAA
- a CDS encoding conserved phage C-terminal domain-containing protein, producing the protein MAQRRMFSKKIVETDFFMEMSPTAKLLYFYLNMSADDDGFVGNPKTIKLISGATDDDLKILIVKQFIIPFESGVVVIKDWKIHNYIRNDRYNETQYLEEKKQLVIAENGTYSKVGIPDVIPTVSTGKDRLGKDRLGKSNNTMSDKSDDVIPYSEILDYLNKKTSRSFRNVEANKKLIRTRWNEGYKLNDFKAVIDNMVINWSGKNFNGVPAENYLQPKTLFSNKFDSYLNQTQIKSGNNKTVKAAPEWSEAKTLKDRKYMTDEEVEALLNGLENT; encoded by the coding sequence GTGGCACAAAGAAGAATGTTTAGTAAAAAAATAGTTGAAACAGATTTCTTTATGGAAATGTCACCAACAGCAAAATTACTCTATTTTTACCTAAATATGAGTGCTGATGATGATGGTTTCGTTGGTAATCCTAAAACAATTAAATTGATTAGCGGAGCTACTGATGATGACTTAAAAATACTTATTGTCAAGCAGTTTATCATTCCATTTGAGAGTGGAGTTGTCGTAATCAAAGATTGGAAGATTCATAATTACATCAGAAATGATAGATATAACGAAACGCAGTATTTAGAGGAAAAAAAGCAGCTTGTGATAGCAGAAAACGGAACTTATTCAAAAGTTGGTATACCAGACGTCATACCAACGGTATCCACAGGTAAGGATAGGTTAGGTAAGGATAGGTTAGGTAAGAGTAATAATACTATGTCAGATAAATCTGACGATGTTATTCCTTATTCTGAAATTTTAGATTATCTAAATAAAAAAACAAGTCGTAGCTTTAGGAATGTTGAGGCAAATAAAAAGCTTATCAGAACAAGATGGAATGAAGGCTATAAGTTGAATGACTTCAAAGCGGTAATTGACAATATGGTGATCAATTGGTCTGGTAAGAACTTTAATGGAGTCCCTGCTGAAAATTATTTGCAGCCAAAAACGCTATTCTCTAATAAGTTTGACAGCTATCTTAATCAGACGCAGATCAAAAGCGGAAATAATAAAACTGTCAAAGCTGCTCCAGAGTGGTCAGAAGCCAAAACGCTCAAGGATCGAAAGTATATGACAGATGAGGAAGTGGAGGCATTGCTTAATGGCTTGGAAAATACCTGA
- a CDS encoding RusA family crossover junction endodeoxyribonuclease — MKFEIAMNPMASPRPRFSSRGGFTKAYMPKEYMAWKAQLLFKWKLLKLKQEVSGRPLFVKLGFYLEPPIALVKVKKNQAALEAERIPVVKKPDIDNLQKSVLDALNKHAWPDDNQISDIYAKKRYSLRPRIEIEVEEVEWL, encoded by the coding sequence GTGAAATTTGAAATAGCAATGAATCCGATGGCAAGCCCAAGGCCTAGATTTAGTAGTAGAGGCGGATTTACAAAAGCTTATATGCCCAAGGAATACATGGCTTGGAAAGCTCAGCTCTTATTCAAGTGGAAATTACTGAAATTGAAACAGGAAGTTTCAGGAAGGCCACTATTTGTTAAATTGGGATTTTATCTTGAGCCACCGATAGCGCTAGTAAAAGTAAAAAAGAATCAAGCAGCGCTTGAAGCAGAAAGAATTCCAGTAGTTAAAAAGCCGGACATTGATAATTTGCAGAAATCTGTACTTGATGCGCTAAACAAGCACGCATGGCCAGACGACAACCAAATCAGTGATATTTACGCAAAGAAGCGTTACAGCTTGCGACCACGGATTGAAATTGAAGTTGAAGAAGTAGAGTGGCTTTAA
- a CDS encoding DUF1125 domain-containing protein — protein MTVQDLLKTIEDPAVITFVDKENNELIIFEHGNSTDIFNAGFLWRKIITLTAKRNNEFEAILEDVKNETEN, from the coding sequence ATGACAGTACAAGATTTACTAAAAACGATTGAAGACCCAGCAGTAATTACTTTTGTGGATAAAGAAAATAATGAGCTTATTATTTTCGAGCATGGAAATAGTACTGATATTTTCAACGCTGGGTTCTTATGGAGAAAAATAATTACTCTAACCGCTAAAAGGAACAACGAATTTGAAGCTATTTTAGAGGATGTAAAAAATGAAACTGAAAACTGA
- a CDS encoding DUF1031 family protein: MAAFDTLTLLALYENVKQGYLSGRRNSVWIDVPGDTKGVRNSKQQQVQIYRDICSLYNQGRPMSYPHLFKLLERKLKETIIVLD; encoded by the coding sequence ATGGCAGCATTTGACACGCTAACGCTTCTGGCGCTTTATGAGAATGTAAAGCAGGGTTATTTATCAGGTCGGAGAAACTCTGTCTGGATTGACGTTCCAGGCGATACAAAAGGCGTTAGGAACTCGAAGCAGCAGCAGGTACAAATTTACCGAGATATTTGTTCGCTTTACAATCAGGGCAGGCCCATGAGTTACCCACATCTTTTTAAATTACTGGAGCGGAAATTGAAAGAAACGATTATCGTTTTGGATTGA
- a CDS encoding LPXTG cell wall anchor domain-containing protein, whose protein sequence is MKKTITLLTVAAIAAASGTSAGADTINGVQVTSNDGHTITLADGSIARIDGNHVYMDGIGEVILAPDIVPPAVPSQQAPQRQSTPQAPVQGVPTPKQETPQPIYQTPQVPETPQEPTKTPNQPLQQVENVPVKTYPQDNTPLPTQTAETFPVTVIEDRPNKSNITQGATETTQKPETFPTTTIKDTEKVEPIKVPTETAPIKTVSEPTKDAKPVEQIETIVSIAPQTPQKQADSIKTTSQPITPKPTQTLTQTPRLATAILPTTGTDDSLSNIATIVGVVIMLLASVGAFIARKENKHTKEFK, encoded by the coding sequence ATGAAAAAAACAATCACACTCTTAACAGTGGCAGCGATCGCAGCCGCAAGCGGAACAAGCGCAGGAGCGGACACGATCAATGGCGTGCAAGTCACAAGCAATGACGGTCACACGATTACGCTTGCTGACGGCTCAATCGCACGCATTGACGGCAATCACGTATATATGGACGGCATAGGCGAGGTTATTCTTGCGCCTGACATTGTACCTCCAGCCGTGCCAAGTCAGCAAGCGCCACAGCGACAATCGACACCACAAGCGCCAGTTCAAGGAGTGCCGACACCGAAACAGGAAACACCGCAACCAATTTATCAAACGCCACAAGTGCCTGAAACACCACAAGAGCCAACTAAAACACCTAACCAACCTTTACAACAGGTAGAAAACGTGCCAGTTAAAACTTATCCACAGGATAATACACCTCTACCAACTCAAACAGCCGAAACTTTCCCGGTTACTGTTATTGAAGACCGTCCGAACAAGTCTAACATTACGCAAGGAGCAACTGAAACAACTCAAAAACCTGAAACTTTCCCAACCACAACAATTAAAGACACTGAAAAAGTTGAACCAATTAAAGTTCCAACCGAAACAGCACCAATTAAAACGGTAAGCGAGCCAACAAAGGACGCAAAACCAGTCGAACAAATTGAAACAATTGTTAGTATTGCCCCGCAAACCCCACAAAAGCAAGCTGATAGCATTAAAACAACGAGCCAACCTATCACACCAAAGCCAACTCAAACGCTAACACAGACCCCACGATTAGCCACAGCAATACTACCAACAACTGGTACAGATGATAGCTTATCAAACATCGCAACTATTGTAGGAGTGGTTATCATGCTCCTTGCAAGCGTTGGGGCTTTCATCGCACGAAAAGAAAACAAACACACAAAGGAGTTTAAATAA
- a CDS encoding helix-turn-helix domain-containing protein yields the protein MATTSNRIKELRKKRGITLVELAEKIGIKKSTISSYETRGINPNAEKAQILADFFDVDVKYLLGYTDMPVRYEGAQDFDLDWIIKTYIQANESEKEFIKSAIKLVGDRLNLEGLNETILGN from the coding sequence ATGGCAACAACTTCGAATAGAATTAAAGAACTACGGAAAAAAAGGGGGATAACCCTTGTAGAACTTGCAGAAAAAATAGGAATAAAAAAATCTACCATATCAAGCTATGAAACAAGAGGAATTAATCCTAATGCAGAAAAAGCTCAAATTCTTGCAGATTTTTTCGATGTAGATGTAAAATATCTACTTGGCTATACTGATATGCCAGTTCGATACGAGGGCGCTCAAGATTTTGACTTAGATTGGATTATTAAAACTTATATTCAAGCAAATGAATCAGAGAAAGAATTTATAAAAAGTGCTATTAAATTAGTTGGCGATAGACTTAACTTGGAGGGATTGAATGAAACAATATTGGGTAATTGA
- a CDS encoding DUF1660 domain-containing protein produces the protein MCKLFGHDLRFNCLYNIHPYCRRCGLQVRWLDIWLDKHMD, from the coding sequence ATGTGTAAGCTGTTCGGGCATGATTTAAGATTCAATTGTCTGTATAATATTCACCCATATTGCAGGAGATGTGGGCTGCAAGTAAGATGGCTTGATATTTGGCTTGATAAACACATGGATTGA
- a CDS encoding DUF722 domain-containing protein, which produces MADRLDMLLSDYMTGMLQVKINSRERWITREKHEERIGSGGSSSNTAPQERNYLIKEADKELGRLNDQKQTLDELMEVIHGTKVKEIIIARFKYRLSWSKVGQRIFLDEDAARKQYASFKKTLRDGLWRSTLG; this is translated from the coding sequence TTGGCGGATAGATTAGATATGTTATTAAGTGATTACATGACAGGTATGCTTCAAGTTAAAATCAATTCGAGAGAACGCTGGATCACTCGTGAAAAACATGAGGAAAGAATCGGAAGCGGTGGGAGTAGTTCAAACACCGCACCACAAGAGCGCAACTATTTGATTAAGGAGGCTGATAAGGAACTTGGCAGACTTAATGATCAGAAGCAAACACTCGATGAGTTGATGGAAGTGATACACGGAACAAAAGTAAAAGAAATTATAATCGCTCGTTTTAAATATCGTTTGTCGTGGTCAAAAGTTGGACAAAGGATATTCTTAGATGAAGATGCTGCAAGAAAACAATATGCATCATTTAAAAAAACACTGAGAGATGGATTATGGAGAAGTACTTTGGGCTGA